The nucleotide window TATATCAGAGCGGTAAGAGAAGAATATACCCACAGAAGAAATGTATTGGTAGATCTTTTAAATGCGATTCCTGGCGTGATCTGTCCTAAGCCAAGAGGAGCTTTCTACTGCGTTGCTGAACTTCCGGTAGATGATACTGAAAAATTTGCACAGTGGCTGCTTGAAAAATATTCTCTTAATAATGAAACCATCATGGTTGCACCTGCAGGAGGATTCTACAGCAATCCTGAATTAGGAAAAAAGCAGGTAAGAATTGCCTACGTTTTGAAAGAAGAAGATTTAAAAAGAAGTGCTGAAATTCTTAAAGAAGCTTTAAAGAAGTACAGAGAAGAATTCAGCCTGTAAAGTATAACTTATGCCGACAACAAAAAAACGCTATCTGAAAATCCTGTTTTCGATTCTTTTGCTGTCGGCATTCTTTTCCTGTGATTCAAAAAAAGCAGAACCATCTGATTCCCATAAAAACCCGTACGAAATTACATTTGTCAGTGTATCGGAAATCGGAGGAAACCTCGGAAGTTACAGAATTATCAAAGCCACAGAAGATTCTGTTTTTGCTGAAAAAGGGATGACAGCCAATCAAACTCATAAAAAATGGTCATCTGCCATTAATCCGGAAATATGGAAAAAGCTTATATCATCAGTCAAAATCACAGATCTTGACTACATAAAAAGCTCTCCAAGCCAACAGTCTGTGGATGGGACAGATGAAACGTTCCAGATCCGGACTCCCAAAAAATCACATATCTATGTGAACGCTTATTCAGACACGTTACATTACAAGCAGTTACAACAACTTAAAGAACAATTAGACAAAATTCTCCCAAAAGAATACCAATAAAACATGCAGGAAAATTTTTCATTAAAGCCTTATAACACATTTGGTGTTGATGCCCGGGCCCGGTATTTTACTGAAGTCAATACGATTGATGAATTAAAAGAGGCGCTTATTTTCGCAAAAAACCAATCTCTTCAGCTTCTGTTTTTAGGAGGCGGAAGCAATATTTTACTGACTAAAGACTTTGAAGGTCTTGCCATCAGATTAAATTTAAAAGGAATTTCGGAGGAAAGCATCAATGAAAATGAAGTATGGGTAACCGCAAAAGCAGGTGAAAACTGGCATGAATTTGTGATGTATTGCCTGGAAAAGAATTACGGCGGACTGGAAAATCTTTCATTGATTCCCGGAAATGTGGGTACTTCTCCAATGCAGAATATTGGAGCTTACGGAACAGAAATAAAAGACATTTTTGTCAGCTGTCAGGTATTGGATCTGGAGAATTCTGAGCTTACAACTTTCAATCTTGAACAATGCAGGTTTGGTTACAGAGACTCTGTTTTCAAACAGGAAGGGAAAGGCAGATATGTTATTCTGGAGGTAACTTTTAATCTCACCCAAAAAAATCACCATATCAAAACGGAATATGGTGCCATCCAATCCGAACTGGAAAACCTTGGCATTGAAAATCCAACTATTCAGGATGTTTCCAGGGCAGTCATCAATATCAGACAAAGTAAATTGCCGGATCCTAAAGAAATCGGGAATGCCGGAAGCTTTTTCAAAAACCCAACGATTCCTCTGGCCCAATTTGAAGCATTGAAACAAAAATTTGAAAATATCCAGGGCTATCCAAACGGAGATATGGTAAAAGTTCCTGCCGGATGGCTGATTGAGCAATGTGGATGGAAGGGAAAACAGATCGGGAATGTTGCTTCACACAAATTACAATCTCTCGTGATCATCAATGCAACCGGAAACGCTACAGGAAAAGAGATTTTTGATTTTTCTACGGAAATTATCAATTCTGTAAAGGAGAAGTTCGGGATAGAGCTTGAGCGGGAAGTAAATATTATTTAAAATACATAAGGCTGATTCATATGATTTCAGCCTTTTTTATTCTTAATTATCTGTGTCGAATATTTTTAAGCACCAGGGATTTTATCTCCAATGCAATTTACTACTGCGTATTTTATGCAATATATTTTTGCACGGATTTCGCAGATAGCACAGATCTTTATGATATTACTTTTATTTTACTCCTGCTGAAAATCTTTGATTTTCTTGCGCTTAAAACAGCATCTTATTCAAAAACGCTGCGTCCTTGCGTTTTCCAACAAAATTAATTCAGAATCAATTGATATCCAATCTCCGGAAAATCATTATTTTAGCTAAAAAATTTACAATCCGTAATGAAAATAGCGATTCTTGGAGCCGGAAATATGGGACTTTCCTTTTCAAAATCATTTCTGAAATATGAACTGATCAAGCCTGAACACCTTCATCTGATTATCAGAAATCAGGAAAAAATCACCAAAATAGCTGAAGAATTCCCCAAATCTAAAATTTCCACTTTCGAAGAAGTAAAAGACATTGATGCGGATTTAATCATCATTGCTGTAAAACCCCAGGACTTCCAGACGGTTGCGCAAAATATTCAGTTTACTTTAAAAGAAAACCAGATGGTTTTATCCATCATGGCCGGAATTAATATTGAAAAAATCCAAAAGCTCCTGAATCACCCGCTGGTTGTAAGAGCCATGCCGAACTCTCCTACTCTTCTGGGTATGGGAATTACCGGGTATACCGCTGCCAACGGAATTTCTTTCAGTCAGTTAATCAATATTGAAAGATTATTGAACAGTACCGGAAGATCAGTTTATCTGGAAGACGAAGAGCTTCTGGACGGTGTCACGGCCCTTTCAGGAAGCGGTCCTGCTTATTTTTATTACATTATTGATGCCATGATCAAGGCAGGTATTGAAATGGGCATTGAAGAAAACCTTTCCAAACTTTTTGTAAAGCAGACCATGCTGGGCGCTTATCATTTAATCAATAACTCAGAAAAGAATCTTGAGGAACTTATTAAAGATGTTGCATCCAAAGGAGGAACTACTGAAGCTGCTTTAAAAACTTTTGATGAAAACAGTTTCAAAGAAATTCTGAAACAGGGAATTCTGAATGCTGAAAAACGGGCGAAAGAACTTAATAGCTAAATCTCTTTTCAATCATCCTGCAAAACTCCCATCCCAGATACACCCCAAAAGTATTCAGGATGATATCATCTACCTCAAATATTCCCATTCTTGTAAAATATTGAAGTGCTTCCACAATAACGATACATGAGATAAAACCAAATATCAATGGTTTCAGTTTTTTCAGTTCAGGAATTATCCACCCAAGAAATCCAAAAGGGATAAACATAATAATATTGCCCAAAACAATCTTCACAATATCTATAGTCTTATTCGGGCCCTGGATAAATTTTATCGTTGATAAAACAGGTTCTATGGTAATTAAATTTTCATCATACTGAAATCTGCCCATCCCCAAAAACATCAGGTAAAGCAGCAAAAGTGTATACGGAACAATAATGATTTTATATATTTTCTTTAACATTGAACTGCTAATATATTCATTTCAAAAACATTAAATTTGTGTATTAAAATAATTTAATGAAATACGTTCTGCTTACACTTATTTCAGCAATGCTGCTGTCGGTTTCATGGCCAACTTACGGGGTTCCGTTTTTTATATTTTTCGCTCTTGTTCCTCTGATGATGATGGAGCATGGTGTTTCAAAATTTTCGGATTATAAAAGAAAAAGCTGGGTGGTCTTCGGATTATCTTACTTATGTTTCGTGATCTGGAATGTAGTTACTACGGGATGGCTGTATGGCTCAAAGAATCCTGACGGAAGCCACTCTCTGATGGCGGTTTTATTTCCGGTACTGGTAAATTCACTTTTATATTCTTTGGTGTTTCAATGCTATCACTGGTATAAAAATGCTCAAGGTACCTATTGGGGATTGGGATTTCTGATTGCCATCTGGATGAGCTTTGAAAAATTCCATCTGGGATGGGAATTAACATGGCCCTGGCTGAACCTTGGCAACGTATTCTCTGAATACCCGAAACTGATCCAGTGGTATGACACATTGGGAGCAACCGGAGGAAGTTTCTGGATTCTTTTAGCTAATGTCCTGATTTTTTATACAGTAAGAACCTGGGAAGCAGGAAGAAAGAGAAAAGACCTGATTAAAAACTCGGCGATCATTGTGGCTTTAATTGCTCTGCCGATGATTATCTCGGTCATTAAATACAATACTTTTGATGAAAAGCCAGCCGGTCAGGTTAATGTCCTGATGCTGCAGCCGGACCTCGATCCTTATGCTGAAAAATATTCAAAAGACAGTCTCACCATAGAACAGGATTTATTAGCCCTTGCTGAAAAAAATTCCGCGGGTAAGATTGATTATTATATTGCACCGGAAACAGCACTGCCCGGAAGAGGTTCTATTTCCGAAACAGCTTTTGAAAAAAGTTTACTACTCAACAATATTAAAGGATTTTTATCCAACCATCCGGGATCTGTTTTTGCCACAGGAATTTCGTCGCACCGTTTTTATTATAATCCTGCTGACTTACCTAAAGAGGCATATCAGATCAATGGTGGTGTTTGGGTAAGCAGCTATAATACTGCCATTCAGCTTGTCCCTAACCAAAAAGTACAGGTTTACCACAAAGGGAAGTTGGTACCAGGTGTTGAAATATTTCCTTATATGAATGTTTTAAAACCTTTGTTAGGAGATGCGATGCTGAATCTGGGAGGAACTGTGGCTTCTTTGGGAACAGATAAAGAAAGAGTGGCTTTTTCAAATCCTTACAACAAAGGAAAGCTGGCACCTATCATCTGTTATGAAAGCATTTATGGTGAATTTGTAACAGATTATGTAAAAAAAGGAGCTAATTTCTTAGGAATTATGACCAACGACTCCTGGTGGGGAGTAACAGAGGGACACAAACAGCTTTTATCTTATGCTAAACTGAGAGCCATTGAAACAAGAAGGGAAATTGCCCGTGCTGCCAACAGTGGAATTTCAGCGCATATTAATGCAAAGGGAGAGGTCACTGCCGATACTTTCTATGGTGACCAGACAGCCTTATTTGCAAAGGTAAATCTATATGATACCATGACGTTTTATACGAGAGCGGGAGACCTTCTTTCAAGGTTTTCCATATTTGCATTAGGATTCTTATTGTTTTACTACCTGATTGAATGGTTTAAAAAGAAAACAAAGAAAGTGTAATTTTTAAACACAAACCGCAAAAATCTTTACACGAACGACACAACCTAAGTTTTGAGCAATAAAAAAGAGAAAAGCCGGCTGGACGTCCGGCTTTTCTCATTGATAGAAGATAGAATTGATTCAATTACTTAATCGTAAGCTTTCTGGTGGTTATTTCGTTTTTTATCTTCAGTTTTAATAGATATACTCCTTTGGGTAAATGAGAAACATCCACAGACTGATCTCCATTTACACTGATATTAAGTTTTCTTCCATCCATTGAATACATTTCCGCTTCTGAAACCTTCTCCCCTTTGATATAAACTTTATCTGATGCAGGGTTGGGATAGATCATCAGCTTTTTTTCCGATCTGATTTCTGCTGTTCCCAGAAAATTCTGTGTGGAAGCATCAGAATACACCTTTGAGGCATCAATAGATTTTACGCTCCAGTATACATTCTGAATAGCCGGATCAAGCTCCAGAAACCATGATGGTGTTGTGACTACATATCTGGCAATATCATGGGCACCCTCTGCAGAACCTACCGAAATTTCATAGCGCAGCGCATTCACCGGGGTTTTATCATCTGATGCACCACTCCATGTAAAATTGAACCGGTTACCGTTTCTGGTCAGATTCAATTGAGTCGGAGCTGCAGGTTTCGCATTGACTGATGTAGAAGTATTTTTAAAAACTTTCGTCAGTGAAGGCAGATCAGATGCAGACCAATCAAATCCACCCAACAAAATATCCAGGTGATGATCATTATTAAAATCAAAAAGCTGCACCAGTCCCGGACCTCCCAGTTCGGTAATTCCGGTTACTGTTCCCTCATTAAATTGGTTATCGGAAACATTATACAGATACGTTTTCACAACAGCATTGTAATTCTTATTTCCTGAAATGATAAAATCGTAATACCCGTCATTATTTAAATCCCCGACACTTAATGCCATATCTGAAATATCATTCTCCAGAATTACCTGTGGGGTCAGTGTACCCGTTCCGTCATTCATCAGAACAGCAAAATATCCTTCGTCATTTATATCTCTTCCAATCATTACAATATCCTGAAAGCCATCAGCATTAAAGTCCGCAAAATCTATTTTTCCTACGGCTACGGGAGGAAGTTCCTGTGTAGGTACAAGAATTCCATTTTGATTCATATATACTTTAGATACTGCGTCTCCATTGATATCCGACCCGATAATCACAAGATCCAGTAGATTATCATTGTTAAGATCTACTACTTTAAAACTTCCATTCTGGGTCCCATCCACCCAGTTTTCCGTCATGACAAAATCATTGCCTGTGTTTTTATAATAATCAAGGCTGTTTCCGAAACCTCCGCCGTGCGCATATTGAGTTCCATTAAGGGCATAATCAGGTTTTCCGTCATGATTAAAATCAAAAACTTCCAGAGAAACGTAAATCTTACCTGGCAATTCTTCCTCTTTTATAAATCCTGCTCCGGTATTTTTGAACCGGTATTGTTTATAATTAACAACATCCATATAGCTGAGCCCTGTGGAAATAATATCCATCAGCCCGTCATTATTATAATCAATGAACTTAATATCTCCCAGATGCGTTACATCTCCTCCCAGTCCTGTAAACGGCAGTAATGTAGTTCCATTATTCTGATATACTTCATTATAGGTACTGTCTACATTCCCATCGCCATCAGAATCTATCGCTCCATTCACCACAATATCCAATGTCCCGTTGTTGTCTATATCTGCAACATCAGCCGCTGAATAATAAAAATTATTCATGCCCGTTTGTATCTCCGTAAAATTCTGAGCCATCAGGGATATGGGCAGCATAGAACAAAAAATATAAATCCTCTTCATATTTATTTTTATTTAGATTAATTAAAAACAAAGATAAATTATTAAATTCTTTTGCTGAAAAAAAGTCTGTATGAAATATATCAGCACTGATTATCTGCTGTATCCCAAGGATTCTGTTATTTTAAAAATTCAATATTATTAATCAGCCACTTATTTATAAATATTTTTCAAAAGATTTGTCTATCTAAAAAATTCTTCGTTATTTTGCACTCTCAAATATTATACAAATAAGAACATCGAGATATGTCAAGAATTTGCCAAATAACAGGAAAGCGTGCAATGGTTGGTAACAACGTTTCTCACGCTAATAACAAAACGAAGCGTCGTTTTGAAATTAACTTATTAGAGAAGAAGTTTTACCTTCCGGAGCAAGATAAGCACGTAACACTGAAAGTATCAGCTCATGGATTGAGAGTGATTAACAAGATTGGAATCGAGGAAGCTATTGAAAGAGCTACTAGAAACGGATTGATTAAAAAGAATTAATAAATCATGGCAAAAAAAGGAAATAGAGTTCAAGTAATCCTTGAATGCACAGAGCACAAAGAAAGTGGTATGCCAGGAATGTCTAGATACATTTCTACAAAAAATAAAAAGAACACTACAGAGAGATTGGAATTGAAAAAATACAATCCTGTTCTTAAGAGATCTACCATTCACAAAGAAATTAAGTAATTTATAAATAATAACTTACCATGGCAAAGAAAGTAGTAGCAACCCTACAAAGCGGTCAGTCTAAAAAGATGACTAAAGTGGTGAAAATGGTTAAGTCTTCTAAATCAGGAGCTTACGTTTTCGAAGAAAAAGTAATGAATGCTGATGAAGTAGATGGTTATTTGAAAAAATAATCGGTACTTTGTTTACAATATAAAAAACTACTCATATTTTGGGTAGTTTTTTTGTTATCTTTGTGCACCAGATTATTAATCAGTAAAGTATGAAAAAGATACTTGTTCTGGCCTGCACAGCAACTTTTCTATTTTCATTCAGTCAGAAAAAAATGAATCCTGCAGAATATAAAAGTTCGCCGAAAGTTTTCGACATAAAAGGGCTCTCACAGTCAGTAAGCATTGACTGCGGAAGTTCCAGAATGATTTTGTTATCCGGACAGGTGCCTCTGGATCTGGAAGGGAAACTTGTTGGAAATACTATTGAAGAGCAGACACAGCAGGTTTTCAGAAATATTGAAAACATTCTGAATGAGTATGGAGCTACGGGAAAAGATATTATCAAAATGGTAATCTATACCACAGATATCAAAAAAACACCTGAATTCAGAAAAGTAAGGGATTTGTATGTCAACCTTCAAAATCCTCCTGTAAGCAGCCTTGTGGAAGTGAGCAGACTTTTCAGAGATGATGTGCTTATAGAGGTAGAAGCCACAGCAGTGATTAAAAATAAATAAGAATAAACTGAAACTATGAGTTGGTTTAAAAATATTTTCAAAAAAGAAGAAAAAGAAACCTTAGACAAAGGACTGGAAAAGTCCAGCCAGGGATTCTTTGAAAAAATGACGAAAGCCGTTGTCGGTAAAAGCAAAGTAGATGATGAGGTTCTGGATGACCTGGAAGAAGTACTGATTGCCTCCGATGTTGGCGCCTCTACCACTATCAAAATCATTGAAAGAATTGAAGAACGTGTTGCCAGAGATAAATATGTAGGTGTAAACGAACTGGATAAAATCCTTCGTGAAGAAATTTCAGGATTATTGCTTGAAAATCCGCATGCAGGTACAGGAAATATTGACACTTCCAAAAAACCATATGTTATTATGGTTGTAGGAGTAAACGGAGTTGGAAAAACAACGACTATCGGAAAG belongs to Chryseobacterium gleum and includes:
- the murB gene encoding UDP-N-acetylmuramate dehydrogenase, yielding MQENFSLKPYNTFGVDARARYFTEVNTIDELKEALIFAKNQSLQLLFLGGGSNILLTKDFEGLAIRLNLKGISEESINENEVWVTAKAGENWHEFVMYCLEKNYGGLENLSLIPGNVGTSPMQNIGAYGTEIKDIFVSCQVLDLENSELTTFNLEQCRFGYRDSVFKQEGKGRYVILEVTFNLTQKNHHIKTEYGAIQSELENLGIENPTIQDVSRAVINIRQSKLPDPKEIGNAGSFFKNPTIPLAQFEALKQKFENIQGYPNGDMVKVPAGWLIEQCGWKGKQIGNVASHKLQSLVIINATGNATGKEIFDFSTEIINSVKEKFGIELEREVNII
- the proC gene encoding pyrroline-5-carboxylate reductase → MKIAILGAGNMGLSFSKSFLKYELIKPEHLHLIIRNQEKITKIAEEFPKSKISTFEEVKDIDADLIIIAVKPQDFQTVAQNIQFTLKENQMVLSIMAGINIEKIQKLLNHPLVVRAMPNSPTLLGMGITGYTAANGISFSQLINIERLLNSTGRSVYLEDEELLDGVTALSGSGPAYFYYIIDAMIKAGIEMGIEENLSKLFVKQTMLGAYHLINNSEKNLEELIKDVASKGGTTEAALKTFDENSFKEILKQGILNAEKRAKELNS
- a CDS encoding VanZ family protein gives rise to the protein MLKKIYKIIIVPYTLLLLYLMFLGMGRFQYDENLITIEPVLSTIKFIQGPNKTIDIVKIVLGNIIMFIPFGFLGWIIPELKKLKPLIFGFISCIVIVEALQYFTRMGIFEVDDIILNTFGVYLGWEFCRMIEKRFSY
- the lnt gene encoding apolipoprotein N-acyltransferase is translated as MKYVLLTLISAMLLSVSWPTYGVPFFIFFALVPLMMMEHGVSKFSDYKRKSWVVFGLSYLCFVIWNVVTTGWLYGSKNPDGSHSLMAVLFPVLVNSLLYSLVFQCYHWYKNAQGTYWGLGFLIAIWMSFEKFHLGWELTWPWLNLGNVFSEYPKLIQWYDTLGATGGSFWILLANVLIFYTVRTWEAGRKRKDLIKNSAIIVALIALPMIISVIKYNTFDEKPAGQVNVLMLQPDLDPYAEKYSKDSLTIEQDLLALAEKNSAGKIDYYIAPETALPGRGSISETAFEKSLLLNNIKGFLSNHPGSVFATGISSHRFYYNPADLPKEAYQINGGVWVSSYNTAIQLVPNQKVQVYHKGKLVPGVEIFPYMNVLKPLLGDAMLNLGGTVASLGTDKERVAFSNPYNKGKLAPIICYESIYGEFVTDYVKKGANFLGIMTNDSWWGVTEGHKQLLSYAKLRAIETRREIARAANSGISAHINAKGEVTADTFYGDQTALFAKVNLYDTMTFYTRAGDLLSRFSIFALGFLLFYYLIEWFKKKTKKV
- a CDS encoding T9SS type A sorting domain-containing protein; translated protein: MKRIYIFCSMLPISLMAQNFTEIQTGMNNFYYSAADVADIDNNGTLDIVVNGAIDSDGDGNVDSTYNEVYQNNGTTLLPFTGLGGDVTHLGDIKFIDYNNDGLMDIISTGLSYMDVVNYKQYRFKNTGAGFIKEEELPGKIYVSLEVFDFNHDGKPDYALNGTQYAHGGGFGNSLDYYKNTGNDFVMTENWVDGTQNGSFKVVDLNNDNLLDLVIIGSDINGDAVSKVYMNQNGILVPTQELPPVAVGKIDFADFNADGFQDIVMIGRDINDEGYFAVLMNDGTGTLTPQVILENDISDMALSVGDLNNDGYYDFIISGNKNYNAVVKTYLYNVSDNQFNEGTVTGITELGGPGLVQLFDFNNDHHLDILLGGFDWSASDLPSLTKVFKNTSTSVNAKPAAPTQLNLTRNGNRFNFTWSGASDDKTPVNALRYEISVGSAEGAHDIARYVVTTPSWFLELDPAIQNVYWSVKSIDASKVYSDASTQNFLGTAEIRSEKKLMIYPNPASDKVYIKGEKVSEAEMYSMDGRKLNISVNGDQSVDVSHLPKGVYLLKLKIKNEITTRKLTIK
- the rpmB gene encoding 50S ribosomal protein L28, with the protein product MSRICQITGKRAMVGNNVSHANNKTKRRFEINLLEKKFYLPEQDKHVTLKVSAHGLRVINKIGIEEAIERATRNGLIKKN
- the rpmG gene encoding 50S ribosomal protein L33 — encoded protein: MAKKGNRVQVILECTEHKESGMPGMSRYISTKNKKNTTERLELKKYNPVLKRSTIHKEIK
- a CDS encoding DUF4295 domain-containing protein; translated protein: MAKKVVATLQSGQSKKMTKVVKMVKSSKSGAYVFEEKVMNADEVDGYLKK
- a CDS encoding RidA family protein, encoding MKKILVLACTATFLFSFSQKKMNPAEYKSSPKVFDIKGLSQSVSIDCGSSRMILLSGQVPLDLEGKLVGNTIEEQTQQVFRNIENILNEYGATGKDIIKMVIYTTDIKKTPEFRKVRDLYVNLQNPPVSSLVEVSRLFRDDVLIEVEATAVIKNK